The window ATTTCTTTCAGATCGTACTTAAGGGCCACGGCGTAGTGCACCGGGTTCGTGATGACTACGTCAGCCTTGGGCACTTCTGCCATCATGCGCTTTTGGGCCATAGCCCGCTGAATCTGGCGAATCTTGCTCTTAACCCAGGGATCACCTTCTGTCTGTTTGAGCTCTTCTTTTAGTTCTTGTTTGGTCATCTTAAGCTGGCGCCCTGTCTCCCAGCGCTGGAAGAGGAAATCAAGCAACGCAAGCACTGCTAGGGCCAAAAGAGTCTTAAAACAAAGGGCTCTGGCAAGCAGATAAATTGTGCGTCCGATCTCTTCTGGCTCACAAGTAGCAAGGTTTAACACCAGGTCTTTTTCAGAATTAATAACCAGATACGCCACCACACTAATGAGCACCAGCTTGGCCACAGACTTTAAAAACTCAACCAGAGAAGGCAGTGAAAAAAGTCTTTTAAAACCCTTGATAGGGTCGATTCTTTCTGCTTTCGGAGAAAGGGCCTCCCAGGCCGCGACCCCTCCCACCTGTAGATAAAGGGACAAAAACGCTAGGGGCAAAAGAATGACCAAAAGTGGCAAAAGCACTTTGGCACCAAGTTTTATAGCAAGCAGTAAAACGCCGTAAGCGGAGTTTTCGTCAAGATCTCCCCGCGGGAAATACAAAAACTCACGATATATCACCAAAAACTGGCTAACCATATAGCTTCCAGCCATCACAAAAGAAAGGATCCCCCCAGAAAGCACTGCCACCGCCGCCACTTCGCGGCTTTTAGCTACCTGACCACGGCGTCTTGCTTCTTCTCGTCGCCTAGGAGTAGGCTCTTCTGTTTTTTCTTGAAGGCTCTCATCAGGCACAGCCTATCCCCCAAAAGCCTTGATAAACCGTGGCAAAATATTGGCCGCCTCCCGGTAAGACGGCTCAAGCACCATGCCGAAAATTTGAAGAGTCAAACCGAAAAAGAAAAGCCCCACCGCTATGGTAAGTGGAAAACTCACTATCATAATGTTTATTTGCGGCACAAAACGCGAAACAATTCCCATGGCTATCTGAATCAAAAGAAGAATAGCCAGAGCCGGAGCAAGGACTTTTACTCCCAGGATGAAAATCTTTTTCCCTTGAAGCGTAAGGAAGAGAAAGACTTTTGCCGGCGTTTTGATCTCTCCTGGCGGAAGGACTTTTAAGCTCTCTCCCAGGGCCAATAAAAAGTAATGATGCATATCAGTGAGCAAAAAGAGCAGAAGTGCTACCAGATAGGCAAATTGAGCAAGCACTGGCGCCTGAACACCAGTGGCAGGGTCAAGCACGTTAGCCACGCCAAATCCCATCTGAAAACCAAGAAGCTGGCCGGCAAACTGAACCCCTGCAAAAATAAGACGCACCAAAAAGGCAAAACATATCCCAAGCGCCGCTTCGTTTAGGGCCAAAAGCCCGTATTCCCAGATTGATCCCGGAAAGATAACGTGGCCCTTCCAGTAAGGAGTAAGCACTAAAGAGAGCACCAAAACAAAGGCCGCTTTAACCTGAAGAGGAATCATGCGGCTGCCAAAAACAGGCATGAAAGCCACCAAAAAGCCCACCCTCACCAGAATGAGGGAAAAGGCCACACTATAACGCAATAGCTCTAGGTAAAATTCCGTGTTGTTCATCTAATGTATCCCGGAATCCCTGTGATTATTTGGGCCGTGAAAGTAAGCATCTTGTGCATAATCCAGGGAAACGCAAAAAGCAGAGCTAAAAGCACCGCTACGATCTTGGGCACAAAGGTAAGGGTCATTTCCTGGATCTGGGTTACCGCCTGAAAAATGCTGATAATGAGGCCTACGACCAGCCCGGCAAGGAGCATAGGCGCTGAGATAAGAAGCGTCAGCTCTATCGCCTGTCTTGCAAGTCCTAAGACCATATTCTCTGTCATTTTTTCCTCCTACCCAAAACTCCGAACCAAAGACCCCACCAGGAGATGCCAGCCGTCAACCAAGACGAAGAGCAAAACCTTAATGGGAAGTGAAATCATAATAGGGGGTAGCATCATCATTCCCATAGACAGGAGAACGCTTGCCACCACCATGTCGATAATCAAAAAGGGTATGTAAAGGAGAAAGCCGATCTCAAAGGCCGTGCGCAACTCACTTATCATGAAAGCCGGAATCAGCGTGAGGGTGCTTACGTCTTCTTTGTTTTCAGGACGCGGCTCACCAGAGAGTTTTATCATAAGGGCCAAATCTTTTTCGCGGGTGTTTTTGAACATGAACTCCCGAAAGGGTGAAAGCGCATCTTTGAAGAACTCTTCATCGCTTAGCTCTCCAGCAAGATAGGGGGAAACCGCCTGGTTATAGACCTTATGAAAAACTGGGCTCATAATGTAAAAGGTAAGAAAAAGTGCCAAGGCAATGAGCACCTGGTTAGGTGGTGTCTGCTGGGTTCCAAGGGCGTGGCGCAGCAGGGAGAAAACTATCACCAGCCTGGTAAAAGAAGTAAGCATGAGTAAAAGGGCCGGAGCAACCGAAAGAATGGTTAACAAAAGAAGGATCTGAAGCACGGTGGCCATTTGCTCAGGCCCTTTGGCCTGCTCAAGCCCAAAGCGCACCGTGGGAAGTGTTACGGCGAACACCAAGCCTGGAGCAAAAATGTTTAGCAAGAAAGAAATACTAACTATTTTTTTCATTTTTGCTCCACCTATGAATAAGCCTTGGGCCACCCTCCCCTAGCCCAAGAAGCATCTTTTCGCCAAAGACTTCTATCAAGGCCAGCTGTGCCTTGTGAGTCAACGCCCGGTAGGCAATGACTTTTATCTCCTCTGAAGAGTTACCCCGGGAAACCTTAAGCCTGCGCACTCCCCAAAGGCAGGCCACCAGCACTGCGCAGAGCAGAAAAACCATCCCCAGCACTTGAAAATAAGCGCCTAGTTCTGTCATGATCCCAACTGCCTCACGCGTTCTTGCGGTGAAATAATCTCAGTGAGACGCACGGCAAAGCGGTCGTTTACCACCACCACCTCGCCTCGTGCCATAAGGCGTTTGTTTACGTAAATTTCAGCAGGCTCTCCTGCAAGTTTGTTAAGCTCGATGATGGAACCCTGAGAGAGTTTCAACAAATCGTTGATAATCATTTTGGTGCGGCCAATTTCAACAGAAATCTCAAGGGGGATATCGAGGATAAAGTCAAGGCTTGGGTGCCCCTCAGTTCCATTTCCTCCTGGGCGAAACTCTTCAAACTGAGGCTCTGAGGCCTGAGGGGGCTCTTTCTTAGATTCCTCCTGAGGGGCTTCAGGCTGGGCAGATTCTTGCTGTTTGGCCTCCTGTAAGGCTTCCTCCCACTGAGCCAGGAGATCCGCCTCGGCATCTCCTACGTCAACTTCTGAAGAAGCATCAGCTTCTTTGGCGGCGTCTTCTTTAGGCTCTTCTTTGGGAGCGTCTTCCTGGTTTAAAAGGGCATCAATGTCATCTTGCCTGAGTTCATCAGACATAAGCTACTCCTCTTTGATAAAATCAATAACGCGCAAGGCTTTACGGCCCCGGTAAACACCAAGCTCTGCCAGCATCTTTCTGATGCCTTCGATATAAACTGGAAGGGGTTCATCAATCTTGGCATCAAGCTCGATGATGTCGCCCTCGGAGAGATCAAGTAGTTCGCGCCCAGAGACCTCGGCTCCACCCAAAGGCACTAGCAGTTCCACCGCCACCGAACGGATGATCTCTTCGAGCTGCTGGCGCCAGTAGGGATCTGCGTCTTCGTCGCTCTGAAAAGGCGAGTAAAGCTTGGCTTTAACAGGCTGAAGCGTACCAAGACCATAGCAAATAAGGACTTCGCCTTTTAAGTCTTCAAGCTCAAGGTTAAAGGTGCACACCACCACGGTTTCATCAGGCTGCATCACCCTGGCAAACTGGGGGTTAATTTCGCTGCGCACGTATTGGGGTTTTACCGGGTGGATGCCGCGCCAGGCCTTTTCCAGCTCCTGAAGAGCAGCCTCCACCACACGCTTGATAAGCCTCTGTTCAATAATGGTGAACTCGCGGCCTTCTACGCGGGTCATCCGACGGCCGCTTCCCCCAAGGAATCTTTCCACAAAGGCAAAAACCAGACGGCTTTCAAAATTAAAAAGGCATTGCCCCCTAAGCGGCTCAAGCTTAAAAAGATGAAGGGAAGCAGGCACGGGAATGCGGTTCAAAAAATCCTTAAAACGCTCTAACTTGATAGGAAGGGCTACGATATCAACCACCTCACGTAAAAGAGAAGAAAGGGTGCTGCGAAAGCCTCTGGCAAAATAATCGTTTACCACCTCAAGCCCTGGCATCTTGAGCCGGGCTGAGACGGTATAGTTTCTGAAATCAAAGGGACGAACGTCCTCCTCGCTATAAGCAGGCTCCTCAGGGGTGGTATCCACCGCCCCTTCGTCAATCCCGCTTAAAAGGGCATCGATTTCGTCCTGTGAGAGGATCTCACTCATTACTGCACCACAAACTGTGTGAAATAAATGTTTTTTACGGTATTAGGCCCAAGGAGATCATTAAGCTTACGTATGAGCTCAAGACGCAGCTCAAGTTTTCCTTCAGGAGAAAGGACTTCTTCTACGGTTTTGCTAGAAAGAACCATAATAATGGCGTCGTTTATTTGAGGGATACGATCGTTTGCCAGCTGATAGGCCTTGTCATTGCGAAACTCAAGGGTGATTTTCGCGCGCAAATAGCGGTGCCCCGTAGGATCTGCAAGATTCACTACAAAAGGATCAAGTTGTAGAAAGGGGCCAACTTCTGGCTCTGGTGGTTCGGGGGCCGGTTGCTCTTCGGGAGGGGGGCTGCTTTTGGCAAAAAGCAAAAAATAAGCACCGGCCCCACCACCGGCGAGAAGTAAGACACCCAGAATAATAAAAATTAAAAACTTCTTGCCGCCCTTTTTCTCTTCGCCTTCTTTGGCCTTTTTGTCTTTTTCTGCCATGAGAACCTCCTCGCAAAAAAAACTTTGCAAAGCAAGTGCCAAAAAAAGAAAAGACCGGAAACCTAAGATGTACAAAGGTTTTAGGACAAGAGAAATAAGAAAACAGCCAGAACTAGCGTCAATCTATTGACAAAGCGCCTTCAAGGGAAAGTAGCTTCTTTTTGACTTGAAGGCCGGCACTAAAGCCCCCAAGGCCTTTTTCACTGACAATGCGATGGCATGGGAAAAAAATAGGAAGGGGATTGCGGGCAAGTGCTCCCCCCACCGCCCGGCAGGCTTTTGGTTTCCCTATTTTTTGGGCAAGCCAGGAATAAGTGCGCACCTCGCCGTAAGGGATTTCTAAAAGCGTTTGCCAAACCTCTTTTTCAAACTTAGTTCCCAAAAGAAAAACCGGATACCGGGGCTTTTTATGCTTGCCTTCTAGGTAAAGGGAAAGTTCCACATTAAGGCCCTCGGTAAAGCCCTCAGGCGGGGTGTCAAAATCCTCAACAGGGCAAATTTTTCTCAGACGTTTTAGAAAATGAAGGCCAGGTTTCCCCCCAAAACAAAGATGCCAAAGCCTTCCTTTTTCGTCCCAAATAGCGGTAAAAGAGAACTCAGCAAGCTCAAAAGTCTTGCTGAAAAAATGCATCATTCCTCAAAAGGAAGGTCAAAAGTTTCAGCCAAAGATTTGACATGATGGCGCTCACCACGTTTAAGCCAAAGAGGGACCGGGGCAAGGACTAGGTGTTCAAAAATCCGACGCCTTTCTTCTTCGCTAAGATCCCGGGCAAGGATTTCCTCACGCCATTTGGCCATGAGCTCAAGGTATTCTTCGTATTCCGGGCCAAATTCCTGTTCTAATTGTTCCCGTAAGCGGCGTGCCAGCGCAGGACTTGCCCCAGAGGTGGAAATAGCAAGCTGGAGCCTTCCTCTTTTAACCAAAGAAGGCACTATAAAAGAGCAAAGCCTGGGCTTATCAACTACGTTGCAAAAGATCCCGAGCTCTTCTGCTTCGGAAAACACTTCTTCCTGGACCTTGGGATCGTCAGTGGCAGCATATACCAGCACAGCCCCTTTGAGGTCACCTTTCTGGTAAGGGCGTTTAAGAAGCTCAACCCGGCCCTCTTCAGCCATCTTGGCTATTTCGTCTATTACATGGGGGGCAATAACACGCACCCGGGCACCAGCCTCAAGAAGGCTTTTTATTTTGCGACAAGCTACCTTTCCGCCTCCAACCACCACACAAGTTTTTTGCTCAATCTTAAGAAAGATGGGATAATATTTGGCCATGAGAAAAATTACCTCCGTAAAAGATTTGGCAAAATTTATCGACTTAACTTTACTATCACCCACGGCAACTGCCAGTGATATAAAGAAACTTTGTGAAGGCGCAAGGCGCTACGAAGTAGCAGCCATTTGTGTAGCGCCAACTTTTGTCCCCCTGGCCAAGGAACTTTTAAAAGACTCTCCGGTAAAAATCTGCACGGTGGTAGGTTTCCCCTTGGGTTTTCAAATTACCTCGGTAAAGGCTTACGAAGCAAGGGAGATGGCAGCTCTTGGAGCCCAAGAAATCGATTTTGTTATCAACTTGCGCTGGGTCAAAGAAAAACGCTTTGAATTTATAAGTGGTGAAGCCCAGGAGTTACGAAGCGCCCTTCCTGAAACAGTGCTCAAGGCCATCATCGAATGCGGTTATCTTGATCAAGATGAAATGGCCATACTGGTGGACACTTTGGCAGAAGCAGGCATTGACTATGTCAAAACTTCCACAGGTTTTGGCTCCAGAGGGGCCACCCTAGAAGATGTAAAGTTTTTACATGAAAGGGCCTACGGCCGCATAAAAGTAAAAGCTGCAGGTGGCATCCGGACTCTTAAGCAAGCCCTGGCCTTGATTGAAGCAGGTGCCGAACGCCTTGGCACCAGTGCAGGCCTTGAAATCCTTAGCGAATTTGAAGGCCAAAAAAGCAATACCTTGCCAGAAGTTGAAGTTTACGTGGACGGCGCCTGCCTGGGAAACCCAGGGCCAGGCGGGTTTGCTGCTATCTTAAAGTGCCAAGGCCAAGAAAAAATCGTCACGGGAAGTGAACCCCACACCACTAACAACCGCATGGAACTTTTGGCAGCGATAAAAGCCTTAGAAAGTCTTAAAAAACCTTGCAAAGTGGTTATTTATACCGACTCTCGCTATGTTAAAGACGGCATCACCAAGTGGCTTCCCCGTTGGGTCAAGAACAACTTCCGCACCAGTGCCGGAAAACCTGTGAAGAACCAGGATCTCTGGAAACACCTGGCCGAACTTACTACCCAACATCAGGTTGAATGGCGCTGGGTGGAAGGCCATGCCGGGCACCCTGAAAACGAACGCTGTGACCGTCTGGCCCGCGAAGCTGCTAAAAAGGAGCAAAAATCGTGAAAAAAATCCTAGTTGCCATCACCGGTGCAAGTGGAAGCCCTTATGCCATAGCTTTCTTAGAACTTTTGCAGCAAAAAGGCATTCCTTGCGACATCATCATCTCCAAGGCAGGGGAAAAAGTATTGCCTCTAGAGACCGGTTTATCAGTGAAAGACCTTTCGCGTTTTGCGGATAAAATCTTTTTTGAAAAAGAAATTGCTGCTCCCCCTGCAAGTGGTTCGGCTAACTATCAGGCCATGGTGATTATCCCCTGCACCATGGGCACTTTGGCGGCCATAGCCCAGGGGTTTGCCAAAAACCTCATCGCCAGGGCAGCAGACGTAATGCTAAAAGAAAGGCGCCCTCTTGTCCTGGTGGTACGGGAGACCCCTTTTAACCAGATTCATCTCAAAAACATGCTTGCTGTAAGTGAAGCAGGTGCTATCATCTATCCGGCCATGCCGGCTTTTTACCATCGGCCCAAAACCCTTGAAGAAATGATAGCATTTTTTGCAAATCGCCTGTTAGAATTCCTGGGCTTTGAAGTGGAAAATCTTAAGCGCTGGCGGGGGATAAATTAAATGTGGCGCAAGATTCGTATTCTCCTTGACATGATCAAATTTGAACACACGATTTTTGCCTTACCCTTTGCCTTTACCGGTGCTTTTTTAGCAGCTAAGGGAGTGCCTTCTGCAGAAAAATGCCTGCTTATTCTGGGAGCCATGGTTGGTGCACGCACCGCAGCTATGACGTTTAACCGCATTGTGGACCTACCCTTTGATGCGGCAAATCCCCGCACCAAGGAACGTCCGCTTGTTACCGGAGCTGTTAAAAAAACCGAAGCCTGGTGTTTCTTTCTTATTTCCTTGGGGATTTTCTTTGCTTGTGCGGCAGCACTGAATCCTCTGACCTTTAAGCTCTCTCCCATAGCCATGGTTATAGTGCTTGCCTATTCTTACACCAAGCGTTTTACCTGGCTCTGCCACGTGTTTTTAGGGCTTGCCATCGGGCTTGCCCCGCTGGCAGGCTGGATTGCTGTAAAACCGAGTTTTGATACCGTTCCTCTGGTATTAAGCTTGGCGGTCCTTTTCTGGGTAGCGGGTTTTGATATCCTTTACGCTTGCCTAGATGAAGAGTTTGACCGCAAGATTGGGCTTAAATCCATCCCTGCTAAGTTTGGTAAAAGAAAAGCCTTTTTATTTTCTGCGGTTTTCCATGCTATAGCCTTTGGACTTTTTGTGTTGGTGGGCTTTTTAGCCCATCTTTCCTGGATATATTTTGCTGGGCTTTTAATTACCCTTGGCCTATTTATCGCCCAGCGGGTGGTTATCAGTCCAGATGATTTAAGTCGTCTAAATCTTTCATTTTTCACCTTTAACGGTGCGATAAGTATGGTATTATTTATAGCTGTTGTGCTCGATTTGCTCTTTTAAACTCAAAACTTTTACAATTTTTTTAAAAAGATGCCGCACAGGTACTGTGCGGTTTTTTTATTATTAAGTTCTAATTAACAATCATGGGTGGAGGATGCTTATGGAACGTATCCCTATGACTCGTCAAGGCTATGAAGAATTGCGCGAAGAATTGCGCCGCTTGCAAACTCAAGAAAGGCAAAAAGTCATCAAGGCCATAGAAGAAGCCCGTGCTCACGGAGACCTTTCAGAAAACGCCGAGTACCATGCCGCCAAAGAAAAACAGGCCCATATTGAAGGGCGTATTCAAGAGCTTTCTGACCGCCTGGCCCGTGCAGAAGTAGTAGACATTCCCAAAAGCCCTCCTAGCCGGGTTCAGTTTGGTGTAAAAGTTACCCTTCTTAACCTTGATACCGACGAAGAAGTTACCTATCAGCTGGTTGGGCCCTATGAATCAGACGTAGAAAACGGAAAAATTTCCGTTACTTCTCCTTTGGGAAGAGCCCTCATTGGAAAAGAAGAAGGTGACGAGGTAGAAGTTCAAACCCCTAAAGGCCTGCGCGTTTACGAAGTAGTTAAAATAGAGGTATAAAGTGCTTGATGAGCTTGATAAAAAGCTCCTGGAAATCATCCAGGATGATTTCCCTTTAGTGTCAGAGCCATTTCGCGAAATAGGGGCAAGGGTGGGAATTTCTCAAGAAGAAACCCTTGCCCGTCTTAAAAAACTGAAAGAACAAGGGATCTTGCGCCATTTTGGTGCAAGCATTGACTCCCTAAGGCTTGGTTTCGTAACCACTCTTTGCGCGGTGAAAGCCCCTCAAGAAGAACGCGAAGCCATAGCCCAAAAAATAGCTGCCCATCCAGAAGTAACCCATTGTTATCTCAGAAAACACCCTTATAACATCTGGTTTACTTTGGTAGCCAAAGATTGGGAGGCCATTGAACGCATTTTAAAAGAAATCGCCAGAGAAACTGGGCTAATCCCCCGGCACTTCCCTGCTGAAAAAATGTTCAAATTAAAAGCCGTTTTCAAGGTAAGTTGAGACCTAAGATCCCGTTTTTGCCAAGGTCTTGTTAAGTTTTTATGGTCTTGCGTCTTTTAAAGTACACGTAAACCGCCACTATCAGCAGGGCAAAAAACATTAGGAAAATAGAACTACGATGAAGCCATTCTTTAAGAAGTTCTTCTTTAGCTCCGAGAAGGTAGCCTGCAGCAGCTAGCACACATACCCATATTCCTGCTCCAAGGCCTGTGTAAAAAGAAAAAAGAGGAAGATTCATGCGCCCAAGCCCTGCAGGAAGACTTATGTATTGGCGCACCCCTGGAATTAGTCTGCCTACGAAGGTGCTTACGTGCCCGTGTTCTGCAAAAAAGCGTTCCATCTTTGGGAGGAGATCAGGAGGCAAGAAGAAAAACTTACCGTAGCGCAGAATAAGGCGCTCAAGGGCCGGACGCCCCAGACGCAGGGCCAGATAATAATTAAACCATGCACCTAAAAGGCTTCCGAGAATGCCAGAAGCTATAACAAGCCAAATGTTCATCTTGCCTTTTGCGGCAAGATAAGCAGCTGGGGGGATGATGACCTCGCTTGGGAAAGGAAAGAACGAGGACTCAAGGGCCATAAGAATAATTATGCCCGGGTACCCCAGCTGCTCCGTAGTACGCAAAATAAACGAAACAATGGGCTCTAGCATGTTATTTGCTGCTCCGCAGCAAGGAACTTAAGCTCAAGAAAAACCACCTAGGCCACCACAGGTGCTTCCTCCAGAAAAACCACCGCTAAAACTACCTCCAGAACCTGCTCCTACCCGGCTACTAAAAGTAGAGACAAGCTTGCTTACGTTTTTGCTACCGCAACGTTTACAGCGGGTCTGTTTTACATCTTGTTCTGTAAAACAAAGATTTTCAAAAATATGACGGCAGTCTTTACATACAAATTCATATATCGGCATACAGTTTCCTCCCTTTATTTTTTGATTCAGAGTAAAAGATAGACCATGAAGGAACAAAAACAAGACCCTAGCAAATTGGTAGTTTTTACCCTGGGGACTTCAAACCGCAGCAGAGAAGAGTTTCTGGAAATAATCAAAAAACACAACATAAAACAGGTTATTGACGTTCGGTCTTTTCCCAAGAGCAAACGTTTTCCCCATTTTGATCGCGAAAATCTTGCAAAACTTCTTACAAGTGCCGGGATTCACTATCACTGGCTAGGCAAAGAATTAGGCGGCTTTCGCAAGGGCGGCTATGAAAAATACATGGACACCAAAGAATTTGAAAAGGGCCTTAAGAGACTTCTTCAACTCATTGCTCAGGAAAAAAGCGTAATTGTATGTGCGGAAAAATTCCCCTGGAAGTGCCACAGACGCTTTATCAGCCAAAAATTAGCTTCAATGGGCGTAGAAGTAAGACACATCATCGAAAAAAACCGCCTGTGGGCACCTGGTAAATTGCTGATCAAAATTTAGCTCCCTCAGAACGTCCGCGAAACAACTTGTACGCCTACGCAGTCTTTTTCCTAGGATCTGTCCCATTTTTCGTAGAAAAAATAGGAACGGATCCAGGCATTTTGTAAAGGTCTCAAAGATTAATGTTTTCTCCTCTCCCATCCGATGATTCAGCCTAGGAGGGACACCATGGCAAAAAACACTGCCAGGAAATTAAGCGGTCAGGAAAGTGCCTGCCAAGAAGGGGTTATTGATATGCTAGCCCTGCGTGCTCCACAAAATAAGATCCTAGAAGTAAAAAAACTGCCCACCCTTCCGGAAGTTGCTTACCGCCTGTTAGATCTGCTTTCAGGCGAACCTGACATCTCAGAATTAGAAGAAGTCATAAAATATGACCAGGCCATCACTGCCAAGATCTTATCTGTGGCAAACTCAGCTTATATTAGTTCCTCAAAAGAGATAGATACCCTTGAGAGGGCCATTGTCCTTTTGGGGATCAAAGAAGTAAGTGAAATCGCCTTTAGTATTTGCGTCTTCAGCGTGTTTAAGCCCCTTAAAAACGTAAGAACCTTTGATATTAAAGAATTTTGGCTACATGCCATTGCCACTGGCATTACCGCTCGTATTATTGCGCAAGCTATTGAGGCTGAAAACGAAGATTTATTTTTCACTTTAGGGCTTCTTCATGACGTTGGCCGTCTGCTATCCCTTCATCTTTTTCCCGAACAATTCGAAGAAATTTTGAAAGAGCAAGAACAAAGCCAAAGGGAGCTGCTTTTGGTGGAGCTTGAAGCAGGGCTTGCCCATACCTGGATGGGGCGCTGGCTTTTGCAGCGCTGGGGGCTTCCAGAAAAATTCATCACCACCGCGCGTTTTCACCATAACCCTTATTACAAAGGAAAATTCCTGCTAGAACCCGCGGTGATAAAAATTGCCGATACCACTGTGCATAACCTTGGACTTGCCGAGGTCCCAGGCGGGCAAAAAGGTGACGTAACCCCGCTTTTAGCAAAAATCGGCTTAAGCCCAGGTACTTACGAAACAATCCTTGAGCATCTTGTTTTTGTGCGCGAAACAATCCAAGAAGGCTGGGCTCAGGTAATTTAGGTCTTCCCTTTAAAGGTCTTGGGTATATAATCGCTTTTCGTGTTATATACCGATGCCATTTATTTAATTCTAGCCATTTTACTTTTCTCAGGCTGGCCAGCTCAAGCTGTGCTTACGTGGCCTGAAGTCCTGGCCCTCTGGGTTTTAAAAGAGATATGCTTTATCGGTATCACCCTTTTCAAACTTAAAAAAACTTATTCCCCCATAGACTTCATCCGAACACAATCTTTACTCAAACTTTTTGCTTTTCTGTGGTTTAGCCTTGATGTAATTTTGCTTGAAATTCCCGCCTTCCTTCCCTTTCAAAAAGAGTTTTTAAAAGACCTTTCAGGCCTTATCCTCTTTTTTCACTATCTTTTCTTGATATGGTGGCTTTCAGCCCTTTATGAAAAACGCTCTGCCCTAGCCAAGCTCTCTCCGTCTTCTTATGTCATTTCACACTTCAAGCTCCTGCTACCCTTTTTGATTCCGTGGTTTCTCATAAATTTGCTTTTTTTCGTTTTAGAAAAGCACCTTCCTGTAAGTGGCATATGGGCGGAACTCTTTTATTTTGGATGTTTCGTAGGTGCCCTGGTAGTGCTTATGGCACCTCTTGCAGTAAGGGCATGGAATTGTAGGCCGCTTCCTGAAAGCAATCTGAGGCAGCTTATATCTTCCTACCTTGCCAGGGAAAAGGCCCGCCTTGGGGAAATTTATCTCTGGGAGACTTTTGACGGTCGCCTACTCACTGCAGGCGTAATAGGTGTTATCCCCAAACTTCGTTATCTTCTGATTTCCCGCGGGCTCCTTGCTGCTCTCGAAGAAGCAGAGGTCCTCTCTGTGGTGGCCCATGAAGTTGGCCATATAAAACGCCACCACATGTTCTGGTTATTGGTATTTTTCGTATTATTTAGCCTTATCATCTACTTTGTATTCATGCCGCTTTATTTATTGTTCCTTGCCTATTTTCCAAGGCCTGACCTCCTAGACGTTTTCGGCGGACAGGGGCTTCTTCTGCCAGAAGCCTTTATGACCCTTGGCCTGCTGATAAGCGTGGTCCTTTATTTTCGCTTTTTGCTGGGATTTTTCTTGCGGAACTTTGAACGGCAGGCTGATCTTTATTGCCTTGAAAGCCTGGGCACGGCTCATGGTTTGATAAAAGCCTTTAAAAAAATTGCCGCCCTTTCGGGAAACACCGAAGACCTTCCAAGCTGGCATCACTATAGCATTCGCCAGCGCATTGAATTTTTACTGGCCGCAGAAAAAGACCCTACTCTCATTGCCAAACACCATCAAAAAGTCAAAAAATGGCTTACGTTTTACCTGGCCTTCTCCCTAGCCTTAATTCTTGGGCTTTCACGTTTGCCCACCAAACAGC of the Thermodesulfatator atlanticus DSM 21156 genome contains:
- a CDS encoding DUF488 domain-containing protein; protein product: MKEQKQDPSKLVVFTLGTSNRSREEFLEIIKKHNIKQVIDVRSFPKSKRFPHFDRENLAKLLTSAGIHYHWLGKELGGFRKGGYEKYMDTKEFEKGLKRLLQLIAQEKSVIVCAEKFPWKCHRRFISQKLASMGVEVRHIIEKNRLWAPGKLLIKI
- a CDS encoding HDOD domain-containing protein: MAKNTARKLSGQESACQEGVIDMLALRAPQNKILEVKKLPTLPEVAYRLLDLLSGEPDISELEEVIKYDQAITAKILSVANSAYISSSKEIDTLERAIVLLGIKEVSEIAFSICVFSVFKPLKNVRTFDIKEFWLHAIATGITARIIAQAIEAENEDLFFTLGLLHDVGRLLSLHLFPEQFEEILKEQEQSQRELLLVELEAGLAHTWMGRWLLQRWGLPEKFITTARFHHNPYYKGKFLLEPAVIKIADTTVHNLGLAEVPGGQKGDVTPLLAKIGLSPGTYETILEHLVFVRETIQEGWAQVI
- a CDS encoding M48 family metallopeptidase produces the protein MLYTDAIYLILAILLFSGWPAQAVLTWPEVLALWVLKEICFIGITLFKLKKTYSPIDFIRTQSLLKLFAFLWFSLDVILLEIPAFLPFQKEFLKDLSGLILFFHYLFLIWWLSALYEKRSALAKLSPSSYVISHFKLLLPFLIPWFLINLLFFVLEKHLPVSGIWAELFYFGCFVGALVVLMAPLAVRAWNCRPLPESNLRQLISSYLAREKARLGEIYLWETFDGRLLTAGVIGVIPKLRYLLISRGLLAALEEAEVLSVVAHEVGHIKRHHMFWLLVFFVLFSLIIYFVFMPLYLLFLAYFPRPDLLDVFGGQGLLLPEAFMTLGLLISVVLYFRFLLGFFLRNFERQADLYCLESLGTAHGLIKAFKKIAALSGNTEDLPSWHHYSIRQRIEFLLAAEKDPTLIAKHHQKVKKWLTFYLAFSLALILGLSRLPTKQLEEKAKLNLAYGEFLKEASIFPSKETFTYLGHLAYELGKEKDALKWYKMALKFEKDPEVLNNMAWILVTSKDKNLRNPKRALKLALEATSEKLTAIHLDTLAEAWFANKNPEKACLYSILAEARARLDPDYYPNFDYYIKQKERFCNAARSSSKVP